From a single Sulfolobus sp. E5-1-F genomic region:
- a CDS encoding DUF973 family protein, translating to MRKGANYFLIYSILDILMSAVIFLILISVFHLPLTINSMLARSGVYAEIALITEAVLLPIFILSLLRIREGFKLLTTSGKRLNKGTLGGTIAVVGYILVLAGLIALILIKSQQGVIPIAGRIVIGGDLVSLAGVFLIGLGYLGASNIYNNRTMKRGGTLILTWVLVAFIIGIAHSEPIEIFSEMFVSSIGLLGAYLILLGLSQILKTKQF from the coding sequence ATTAGGAAAGGAGCTAACTATTTCTTAATTTATTCCATCCTAGACATTCTAATGTCAGCTGTAATTTTCCTAATATTAATCTCAGTGTTTCATTTACCTCTAACAATTAATAGCATGCTAGCCCGTTCAGGGGTTTACGCGGAGATTGCCTTAATTACTGAGGCAGTTTTATTGCCCATATTTATACTCTCTTTATTAAGAATAAGAGAGGGATTTAAATTACTGACCACTTCTGGAAAGCGGTTAAATAAAGGAACGCTTGGAGGTACTATTGCAGTAGTAGGCTACATATTAGTCTTAGCTGGCTTAATAGCTCTTATCCTAATTAAGTCACAACAAGGTGTTATCCCTATAGCTGGTAGAATTGTGATAGGTGGAGATTTGGTGTCACTGGCGGGAGTATTTTTAATAGGACTAGGATACCTAGGGGCCAGTAATATCTATAATAATAGAACCATGAAGAGGGGAGGAACATTGATTTTAACGTGGGTTTTAGTTGCGTTTATAATTGGTATTGCACATAGTGAACCGATTGAAATATTTTCAGAGATGTTTGTTAGTTCTATCGGATTGCTTGGTGCTTATCTTATATTATTAGGATTAAGTCAAATTCTGAAAACAAAGCAGTTCTAG
- a CDS encoding XdhC family protein yields MSSCEIFPLISKLSAEGKRFAIVSIYKGNRLERTLVSDGKVLLGSLDKEVIGLAMEALEKGEVIQKDIEGGKLVIEPIEPRPGIIVVGSGIIAKFIAKLAVDMGYYVAVVGSGDVKEEDFPGVYAISNDLSLLEQMVDEDSIVIVANEGGKPYDIDALYIAMKNKARFVGLLASQKRAALMISLLMKRNIPLEEIKKKLHSPLGLDIGSKTSEEIALSILSEVVMELRGGTGKRLQEVKNPYLLLDDALAGKIEDKCMFVPKSLSQQ; encoded by the coding sequence ATGAGTTCGTGTGAGATCTTTCCATTAATTTCAAAGTTAAGTGCCGAAGGGAAGCGCTTTGCAATAGTTTCAATTTATAAGGGAAATAGACTAGAGAGAACTTTAGTATCAGATGGAAAAGTACTCCTTGGAAGTCTAGATAAAGAAGTAATTGGACTTGCAATGGAAGCATTGGAAAAGGGTGAAGTTATTCAAAAGGATATAGAAGGTGGAAAATTAGTCATTGAACCGATAGAACCTAGACCGGGTATTATCGTAGTGGGATCTGGTATTATTGCTAAGTTTATAGCCAAATTAGCTGTAGATATGGGTTATTACGTTGCAGTAGTGGGTTCTGGAGACGTTAAGGAAGAGGACTTCCCTGGAGTTTACGCCATCTCAAATGATCTCAGCCTACTAGAACAAATGGTAGACGAGGATTCAATTGTAATTGTAGCAAATGAGGGAGGTAAACCGTATGATATAGATGCATTATATATTGCAATGAAAAACAAGGCTAGATTTGTGGGACTATTAGCTAGTCAAAAGAGAGCAGCTTTAATGATTTCACTACTAATGAAGAGAAATATTCCATTAGAGGAAATTAAGAAAAAACTACACTCTCCACTAGGTTTAGATATTGGTTCAAAGACTTCAGAGGAGATAGCTTTGAGCATATTATCTGAGGTGGTTATGGAACTTAGGGGAGGTACGGGGAAAAGATTACAAGAAGTGAAGAATCCTTATCTTCTACTAGACGATGCTTTAGCTGGAAAGATTGAGGATAAATGTATGTTTGTACCTAAGTCTTTAAGTCAACAGTGA
- a CDS encoding alcohol dehydrogenase catalytic domain-containing protein: MKAAILTQFNSPFIIGNAEPKGVGVKVNVAYTGICGRDLVIWKGGFKNLKLPLILGHEIVGYYKGKPVAVYPNLNCGSCEYCKSGKENLCDNARILGEGEITGGYAEEIIVPERNIIPLPDDKLEKYAATMDPIATAIHATKLANLNKDSKVLVTGAGGGVGIHLIQYLKLLGISNVYGLSSKGERLRELGVAPISDIKGEKFDVVFELVGSKTINDSLRALKKEGTLVLIGNTEGEPITLLRPAMTIMRQHKIIGSASYTKSEYEEAIKLVGEGKIKAIYEIYELERINEAYRKMMERKILGRAVLKVI; this comes from the coding sequence ATGAAAGCAGCAATTCTTACACAGTTTAATTCGCCTTTTATCATAGGGAATGCTGAGCCTAAAGGTGTAGGAGTTAAAGTAAATGTAGCGTATACTGGAATATGTGGAAGAGATTTAGTTATATGGAAGGGCGGATTTAAAAACCTCAAATTACCCTTAATCTTAGGACATGAAATAGTAGGCTACTATAAGGGAAAACCAGTTGCAGTTTATCCAAACTTAAATTGTGGAAGCTGTGAGTACTGCAAAAGCGGGAAGGAGAATCTGTGTGATAATGCTAGAATTTTGGGAGAAGGGGAGATAACTGGAGGATACGCTGAGGAGATTATTGTTCCGGAAAGGAACATTATACCCTTACCAGATGATAAACTTGAAAAATATGCTGCTACGATGGACCCTATAGCCACTGCAATTCACGCGACCAAGCTTGCAAATTTAAATAAAGATAGTAAAGTTTTAGTAACTGGTGCAGGTGGAGGAGTAGGTATTCATCTTATTCAATACTTGAAACTTTTAGGTATATCAAACGTTTACGGGCTATCCTCTAAAGGTGAAAGGTTACGAGAATTGGGAGTAGCACCCATTAGTGATATAAAAGGTGAAAAGTTTGATGTTGTCTTCGAACTAGTAGGTTCTAAAACTATAAACGATTCTCTAAGGGCATTAAAAAAGGAGGGTACCCTAGTTTTGATTGGAAATACTGAGGGTGAGCCAATAACACTGTTAAGACCTGCGATGACTATAATGAGACAGCATAAAATTATAGGTTCAGCGTCCTATACTAAGTCAGAATACGAGGAAGCCATTAAATTGGTGGGAGAAGGTAAAATTAAAGCTATATATGAGATCTACGAACTAGAAAGGATAAATGAGGCATATAGGAAAATGATGGAGAGAAAGATTCTTGGAAGAGCTGTATTAAAGGTAATATAA
- a CDS encoding acyl-CoA dehydrogenase family protein has translation MVLPFSSVEAFSINISEKHELFRRAVREFMERDVAPYVEKGEKEGTVPKEVLEKAKDIGLYGVAVPEQYGGQGGDTLMTAIAQEEISRVWASLSTRISVGGLFMTPILLFGNEEQKKKYVTPVARGDKVAAFANTEPAAGSDVAGIQTVAKKINGKYVINGRKIFITNGGIADYYIVTARTSPPEPNARWKGISMFIVEREWKGVKVLNRIETMGLRASNTAELAFEDVEVPAENLLGEEGNGFKYAMATFDRTRVGVAAQGVGVAQAALERMVAYSTQRFAFQSPLIGFQMVQEKIAESLTEVNTARLLTYWAASLFDRGLENEAIVAASMAKLYATDIAEKVAIRAITVHGGYGVATSTGVERLLRDVEVMRIYEGANDIQKLVILRETARRLLGIKM, from the coding sequence ATGGTCTTACCTTTCAGTAGTGTGGAAGCATTTTCTATAAACATTTCTGAAAAACATGAATTATTTAGGAGAGCAGTAAGAGAATTCATGGAAAGGGATGTTGCGCCATACGTAGAAAAGGGTGAAAAAGAAGGTACGGTACCGAAGGAAGTATTGGAAAAGGCTAAGGATATTGGTCTATATGGTGTTGCGGTACCAGAACAGTACGGTGGACAAGGTGGAGATACGTTAATGACAGCAATAGCACAAGAGGAAATATCAAGAGTTTGGGCTTCACTGTCTACGAGAATATCTGTTGGAGGTCTATTCATGACTCCAATATTGCTTTTCGGTAATGAAGAACAGAAGAAAAAGTACGTTACTCCAGTGGCTAGGGGAGATAAAGTCGCAGCTTTTGCTAATACTGAACCAGCAGCTGGATCAGACGTTGCAGGAATACAGACAGTAGCTAAAAAGATAAATGGTAAATACGTTATTAATGGTAGGAAGATCTTTATCACTAATGGTGGAATAGCTGATTACTACATAGTTACAGCTAGGACGTCACCACCAGAGCCTAATGCTAGATGGAAAGGAATATCAATGTTTATAGTAGAAAGAGAATGGAAAGGAGTTAAGGTATTAAACAGAATTGAGACTATGGGATTAAGAGCTTCAAACACTGCTGAGTTAGCCTTTGAAGATGTTGAAGTCCCTGCAGAAAATCTATTGGGAGAAGAGGGTAATGGATTCAAGTACGCAATGGCGACTTTCGATAGAACAAGGGTTGGTGTTGCTGCTCAAGGAGTTGGTGTTGCTCAAGCTGCTTTAGAGAGAATGGTTGCATATTCGACTCAGAGGTTTGCTTTCCAAAGTCCATTAATAGGATTTCAAATGGTTCAAGAAAAGATAGCCGAATCATTAACTGAAGTAAATACTGCAAGATTACTTACATACTGGGCAGCCAGTTTATTTGACCGTGGTCTTGAGAATGAGGCTATAGTAGCAGCCTCAATGGCAAAATTATACGCTACAGATATCGCAGAGAAGGTCGCGATTAGGGCTATAACTGTTCATGGAGGATATGGTGTAGCTACTTCTACTGGTGTCGAGAGATTGTTAAGAGATGTCGAAGTAATGAGAATATATGAAGGGGCCAACGATATTCAGAAACTTGTTATATTAAGGGAAACTGCGAGAAGACTCCTCGGAATCAAGATGTAA
- a CDS encoding long-chain fatty acid--CoA ligase, with translation MNSEYYEYQLTIDKILDSGSRSFPDREIVYRDIRRYTFRSFANSVRRFANGLRKIGVKKGEKIGVIDWDTDVYMHNYYAIPMIGGVLHTVNIRYPLELIAKTILHAEDKYLVVRDEFLPLIEKAKGIMPVGIKIISYSDSKEKVRSSLNTIDFWELIESNEPLEEEINVNENDMATIFYTSGTTGEPKGVWFNHRKIVLHAMSVSLVGARPPLSLTSNDVYMILVPMFHVHAWGYPYVALMAGVKYVLPGKYDYSFILKLMDKENVTYSAMVPTILYLLLTNPDAPKYLHVFKRWKVTIGGSALPEGLAKKAKELGITVIGGYGLSETCPVLSVGYYNSEVEGLDENTKFMEQISAGAPIPLVQIKIIDPATGKEKETGKIGEIVVRAPWLTQEYYKDPEKTKALWKGGWLHTGDLAYMDQYGYIHIVDREKDAIKSGGEFIPSLLLENAISLHPKVSQVAVVGVKDEKWGERPVAFIVPKEQVSEEEIKQFLLKLAEEGKIQKWWIPDKIIFISSMPLTSTNKIDKKVLRDMTQTK, from the coding sequence ATGAATAGCGAATATTACGAATACCAATTAACAATAGATAAGATATTAGATTCTGGTTCTAGAAGTTTTCCAGATAGAGAAATAGTTTACAGAGATATTAGAAGATACACATTTAGATCTTTCGCTAATTCTGTAAGAAGATTTGCAAACGGATTAAGAAAGATAGGAGTTAAGAAAGGAGAAAAGATAGGAGTTATAGATTGGGATACTGATGTCTACATGCACAACTATTACGCAATACCAATGATAGGTGGAGTGCTACATACAGTGAATATCAGATATCCCTTAGAGTTAATAGCTAAGACCATATTACATGCAGAGGATAAGTATTTAGTAGTAAGAGATGAGTTCCTTCCACTTATAGAAAAGGCGAAGGGAATAATGCCAGTAGGGATAAAAATAATATCCTACAGTGATTCTAAGGAAAAAGTGAGAAGCTCATTAAATACGATAGATTTTTGGGAATTGATTGAATCAAATGAGCCATTAGAAGAGGAAATTAACGTTAATGAAAACGATATGGCAACGATTTTTTACACTTCTGGTACTACAGGTGAGCCAAAGGGCGTATGGTTTAACCATAGGAAGATAGTATTACATGCTATGAGTGTAAGCTTGGTTGGAGCTAGACCTCCCTTAAGTTTGACCTCAAACGATGTATATATGATCCTAGTTCCTATGTTTCACGTTCACGCCTGGGGATATCCATATGTGGCACTAATGGCTGGAGTTAAATACGTATTGCCAGGTAAATACGATTACAGTTTTATACTAAAGTTAATGGATAAGGAGAACGTAACTTATTCAGCAATGGTACCAACTATACTGTACCTATTACTAACGAATCCCGATGCTCCTAAGTATCTCCATGTATTTAAGAGGTGGAAGGTCACAATAGGAGGTTCAGCATTACCGGAGGGATTAGCTAAAAAGGCTAAAGAGTTGGGTATTACAGTAATAGGAGGATATGGTCTATCTGAAACTTGTCCAGTATTGTCAGTTGGTTACTACAACTCAGAAGTTGAAGGACTAGATGAAAATACAAAATTCATGGAGCAAATATCTGCTGGGGCACCCATTCCCTTAGTCCAAATTAAAATTATAGATCCGGCTACTGGAAAAGAAAAGGAGACTGGCAAGATAGGGGAAATAGTAGTTAGAGCACCGTGGTTAACCCAAGAGTATTATAAGGATCCAGAAAAGACTAAGGCCTTATGGAAAGGTGGATGGTTGCATACTGGTGACTTAGCCTATATGGATCAGTACGGATATATACATATAGTTGATAGAGAGAAGGATGCCATAAAGAGCGGTGGTGAATTCATTCCTTCGCTACTCTTAGAAAACGCCATATCGTTACATCCTAAGGTATCTCAAGTTGCAGTAGTTGGAGTTAAAGACGAGAAATGGGGAGAAAGGCCAGTTGCATTCATAGTTCCAAAAGAGCAAGTGTCTGAGGAGGAAATAAAGCAATTCTTACTGAAACTCGCTGAAGAGGGTAAAATCCAGAAGTGGTGGATTCCAGATAAGATCATATTCATAAGTTCTATGCCTCTAACTTCAACCAATAAGATAGATAAAAAGGTACTTAGAGACATGACACAAACTAAATAA
- a CDS encoding thiolase domain-containing protein, which translates to MRNVAIIGTGHTKFGVRTDVNLQELAWEAVKQALEEANLEQNEIQYFVVGNVGNWSSEELPAVIVGEYCNLTPKGTMRVEAACSTGSAAIRDAYLAIKSGEVDIALVVGVEQMHQAPNPQVVELIGRAGGYFWEFENFGLTFPGYYALHASAYMAKYGMKEEDLGKIAIKNHYYGARNPYAQFQKEITMEEYLKSKPVAYPLKLLDSSPITDGAAAIVLASEEVARKITDSPVWIVSQGVASGTANLSRRTDFTHIEAAQIAAQQAYKKAGIEFDNAWKNFDVADVHDCFTIAEIMAYEDLGFAKRGEGYLLAREEQTYIGGKIPVNVDGGLKAKGHPIGATGVSMAVSIARQLLYRAHKGTQVEVRNGMGITHNVGGTGHYAYVTIYSTRRPSK; encoded by the coding sequence ATGAGAAATGTAGCAATTATCGGGACTGGACACACCAAATTCGGAGTAAGGACAGATGTTAATTTACAAGAACTGGCATGGGAAGCTGTTAAACAAGCGTTAGAGGAGGCAAATCTAGAACAAAACGAGATCCAATACTTCGTAGTTGGCAATGTAGGGAATTGGAGTTCAGAAGAATTACCAGCAGTAATCGTAGGGGAATATTGTAACCTAACACCAAAAGGGACCATGAGAGTTGAGGCAGCGTGTTCTACTGGAAGTGCAGCTATAAGAGATGCATATCTGGCAATTAAATCTGGTGAAGTTGATATCGCATTAGTCGTGGGAGTAGAGCAAATGCATCAAGCACCTAATCCTCAAGTAGTTGAACTAATTGGTAGAGCTGGAGGTTATTTCTGGGAATTTGAGAACTTCGGACTAACCTTCCCGGGGTATTATGCACTTCACGCCTCAGCGTATATGGCTAAGTATGGTATGAAGGAGGAAGATTTAGGAAAGATTGCAATTAAGAATCATTATTATGGGGCTAGAAACCCTTATGCGCAATTTCAAAAGGAAATAACCATGGAGGAATATTTGAAGTCTAAACCAGTTGCTTATCCATTAAAGCTTTTGGACTCTTCTCCAATTACTGATGGTGCTGCTGCAATAGTTTTAGCATCTGAGGAAGTTGCTAGAAAGATAACTGATTCTCCCGTATGGATAGTATCACAAGGAGTTGCTAGTGGTACTGCAAACTTGAGTAGGAGAACTGACTTCACACATATAGAAGCAGCGCAGATTGCTGCACAACAGGCATATAAGAAAGCTGGAATAGAATTCGATAACGCGTGGAAGAACTTCGACGTAGCAGATGTACACGACTGCTTCACAATAGCGGAAATAATGGCATATGAAGATTTGGGATTTGCAAAAAGAGGTGAGGGGTATCTATTGGCAAGAGAAGAACAAACATATATCGGTGGAAAAATACCAGTAAACGTTGATGGAGGGTTAAAAGCAAAAGGGCATCCAATAGGGGCAACTGGAGTAAGCATGGCAGTCTCAATAGCTCGACAATTGCTATACAGAGCCCATAAGGGAACACAAGTAGAGGTAAGAAACGGAATGGGGATAACGCATAACGTAGGAGGAACTGGTCATTACGCATACGTAACAATATACTCAACTAGGAGGCCATCTAAATGA
- a CDS encoding Zn-ribbon domain-containing OB-fold protein, translating into MSLNEIRDKMQKEISQSLTILDNVIKTTKLPIVNEQKTNNPLWIDVREIDLRYQVPVKKIIKFFEGLREGKVLATKCPKCGSVYFPPQDDCPKCKISNLDWIEMPKEGEIVAYTIINVKPPSFSHYQDYVVGIARMSNGVNVLSWVRAKEVKVGMKVRLEVVERKPEGYLTYELVPMG; encoded by the coding sequence ATGAGTTTAAACGAAATAAGAGATAAGATGCAAAAGGAAATCTCGCAATCTTTGACAATACTTGATAATGTAATAAAGACCACAAAATTGCCAATAGTGAATGAACAAAAGACTAATAACCCTCTCTGGATAGACGTAAGGGAAATAGACTTAAGGTATCAGGTTCCAGTTAAAAAGATAATCAAGTTCTTTGAAGGATTAAGGGAAGGTAAAGTTCTAGCCACGAAATGCCCCAAATGTGGTTCAGTATATTTTCCCCCTCAGGATGACTGTCCAAAGTGTAAAATCTCCAATTTAGATTGGATCGAAATGCCTAAGGAAGGCGAAATCGTAGCGTATACTATAATTAACGTTAAACCTCCGTCCTTCTCACACTATCAAGATTACGTAGTTGGCATAGCTAGAATGAGTAATGGGGTAAATGTTCTAAGCTGGGTAAGGGCTAAAGAAGTTAAAGTTGGAATGAAAGTTAGACTCGAAGTTGTGGAGAGGAAACCAGAAGGTTATCTGACTTATGAATTAGTGCCAATGGGCTGA
- a CDS encoding 3-hydroxyacyl-CoA dehydrogenase: MIRSVLVIGSGTMGHGIAEVSAIAGYNVYLSDISKDILDNAMQKIRWSLEKLYEKGNLKESVENVLGRIKTIIGLPNELREIDISIEAIPEKLDLKRQLFSKLEELLPNSAILATNTSSLPITEIAMAVKRQERVIGTHFFNPPVLMQLVEIIRGSKTSDETVKQTYEFIKSLGKRPIIVNKDVPGFVVNRILLRIITTACMLIENGVCDYTTVDAVARYKLGFPMGVFELVDYTGVDVNYYVSSAMIERGFKAYPCRTLEEMSKKGYLGVKTGKGFYTYPSNKYIKPNLPPQLAEKLNPLYIIAPAIIEANWMVKNGVASREDIDLGVRLGLSFPKGIFDYEREYGRENVVKALEELKKISNMEEYLSE; encoded by the coding sequence ATGATAAGAAGCGTTTTAGTTATTGGATCAGGTACAATGGGGCATGGAATTGCAGAAGTTTCAGCTATTGCTGGATATAATGTTTACTTGAGTGATATTTCAAAAGATATACTGGATAATGCAATGCAGAAAATTAGATGGAGTTTAGAAAAGTTATATGAAAAGGGTAACTTAAAGGAAAGTGTAGAAAACGTTTTGGGAAGAATTAAGACTATAATAGGGTTGCCAAATGAGTTAAGAGAAATAGACATCTCGATAGAAGCAATTCCAGAGAAATTGGATTTAAAGAGGCAACTATTTTCTAAGCTTGAAGAACTCTTACCTAACAGCGCAATACTAGCTACTAATACTAGTAGCTTACCAATTACGGAAATTGCCATGGCTGTAAAAAGGCAAGAAAGGGTTATAGGAACGCACTTCTTTAATCCCCCAGTGTTAATGCAGTTAGTGGAGATAATAAGGGGAAGTAAAACTTCTGACGAGACAGTTAAACAGACTTATGAGTTTATTAAATCCCTCGGAAAGAGACCAATAATAGTTAATAAGGACGTACCTGGTTTTGTCGTAAATAGGATATTATTAAGAATAATCACCACAGCTTGCATGTTGATCGAAAATGGAGTTTGTGATTACACTACAGTTGACGCAGTTGCTAGATATAAGTTAGGATTTCCGATGGGAGTTTTTGAGCTTGTAGATTATACTGGAGTAGATGTTAACTATTACGTAAGTTCTGCAATGATTGAAAGAGGATTTAAGGCCTATCCATGCAGGACATTAGAGGAGATGAGCAAAAAGGGATATCTTGGTGTAAAGACTGGAAAAGGCTTCTATACTTATCCATCAAATAAGTACATCAAGCCTAATTTACCTCCACAACTCGCTGAGAAGTTAAATCCATTGTACATAATTGCCCCCGCAATAATTGAGGCAAATTGGATGGTTAAAAACGGAGTTGCAAGTAGGGAAGATATTGATCTGGGTGTCAGATTAGGACTAAGTTTTCCTAAAGGTATTTTCGATTACGAAAGAGAGTACGGAAGAGAAAACGTAGTTAAAGCCTTAGAGGAGTTGAAGAAGATTTCAAATATGGAAGAGTATTTATCCGAATAA
- a CDS encoding GNAT family N-acetyltransferase codes for MVTIRRASREDVKTLIDFFSRMYRLNSEFDPLLLTPENLEERINKVLEKSLEDTNEMIVVAEDQGRVVGAARVLIIDRLFYVPEKEALIREFYVHPSYRRQGVGNEIVNFIINELKNKGIEIIGAEFPSRNLIAISFYRKMGFREIYCEFVKKI; via the coding sequence ATGGTCACCATAAGAAGGGCTTCTAGAGAGGACGTCAAAACTTTAATAGATTTTTTCAGTAGAATGTATAGATTAAATAGTGAGTTTGATCCTCTACTATTGACACCAGAAAACCTGGAGGAAAGAATTAACAAGGTGTTAGAGAAAAGTCTCGAAGATACAAATGAGATGATAGTGGTTGCGGAAGATCAAGGTAGGGTAGTTGGAGCAGCAAGGGTCTTAATAATAGATAGGCTATTTTACGTACCGGAAAAAGAAGCATTAATTAGGGAATTTTACGTACATCCTTCGTATAGAAGGCAGGGAGTAGGTAACGAGATAGTAAATTTCATAATAAATGAGTTGAAAAATAAAGGAATAGAAATAATAGGAGCTGAATTTCCATCTAGAAATTTAATAGCGATCTCATTTTATAGAAAAATGGGCTTCAGAGAAATATATTGCGAATTCGTTAAAAAAATTTAG
- a CDS encoding NAD(P)-dependent malic enzyme, with the protein MVDPVELSRKYEGKIEIYPKIPITSYNDFALIYTPGVAEVSKAIYKDPDKSFELTSRWNTIAVVTDGTRVLGLGNIGPTAAMPVMEGKALLFKYLGGVDAVPLPINVKNADEFTNVVKALETSFGGINLEDIESPKCFYILEKLQSILNIPVWHDDQQGTAAAILAGLINAMILTNKDPKESKVVFYGAGASNIAAARILAKYGFKYENMVMIDSKGPLYADREDVDHLMLYHKWKYELAIKTNKWEAKEIKDAFNGADAVVAASTPGPNVIKKEWISLMNKDAIVFALANPVPEIWPQEAKEAGAKIVATGRSDFPNQVNNSLIFPAIFRGVLDSRAKAITDEMIIAASEALAKYARDKGINENYIIPRMDEWEAFYEEAAAVASKAVELGLARVKKSKEEFREIAKERILRARKIMNLVISTWSP; encoded by the coding sequence ATGGTTGATCCTGTAGAATTGTCAAGGAAGTACGAAGGAAAAATCGAGATATATCCGAAAATTCCCATTACCTCTTATAACGATTTCGCACTTATTTATACTCCAGGTGTGGCTGAAGTATCCAAGGCAATTTATAAGGATCCGGACAAAAGTTTTGAGTTAACTAGCAGATGGAACACAATAGCAGTAGTAACAGATGGAACAAGAGTTTTGGGTTTGGGAAATATTGGTCCAACAGCTGCAATGCCGGTAATGGAAGGGAAGGCATTATTATTCAAATACTTGGGAGGCGTTGATGCAGTACCTTTACCAATTAATGTTAAGAATGCAGATGAGTTCACAAATGTTGTAAAGGCCTTAGAAACGTCTTTTGGTGGAATTAATCTTGAAGACATTGAGTCACCAAAATGTTTCTATATTCTAGAAAAACTACAATCAATATTAAATATTCCAGTGTGGCATGATGATCAACAAGGTACTGCAGCGGCTATCCTAGCTGGGTTGATTAACGCAATGATCTTAACCAATAAGGACCCTAAGGAAAGTAAAGTAGTATTCTACGGTGCTGGAGCATCAAATATTGCAGCCGCTAGAATTTTAGCTAAATATGGTTTCAAATATGAAAACATGGTAATGATTGATAGCAAGGGCCCGCTGTATGCTGATAGAGAAGATGTTGATCACTTAATGTTATATCATAAATGGAAGTATGAATTAGCTATAAAAACAAATAAATGGGAAGCTAAAGAAATAAAGGATGCGTTTAATGGCGCTGATGCTGTAGTTGCAGCCTCTACTCCGGGCCCAAATGTAATAAAGAAGGAATGGATAAGTTTAATGAATAAGGACGCAATAGTCTTTGCCTTAGCTAATCCAGTTCCGGAGATATGGCCACAAGAAGCTAAGGAGGCTGGAGCGAAAATTGTTGCAACAGGCAGGAGCGATTTTCCTAATCAAGTAAATAACTCCTTAATATTTCCAGCAATATTTAGAGGAGTTTTAGATAGTAGGGCTAAGGCGATAACAGACGAGATGATAATTGCCGCATCAGAGGCTCTTGCAAAATACGCTAGGGATAAGGGGATAAATGAGAACTACATAATACCTAGAATGGACGAATGGGAGGCATTTTATGAGGAAGCTGCAGCAGTCGCAAGTAAGGCTGTTGAATTAGGATTAGCTAGAGTTAAAAAGAGTAAAGAAGAGTTTAGAGAGATTGCTAAGGAGAGAATATTAAGGGCTAGGAAAATAATGAATCTGGTGATATCCACATGGTCACCATAA
- a CDS encoding DMT family transporter produces MKILKYLLPYVMVTSFNYYFAKDAITFSSPISFNLIRYVISSIIFLSISRGKIIFNRDVIQLAVFTTVSSLLWAYGLIYVSPAESAVLSYTMPLFSIPISLFILLERPTLLEIVGVIIGFSGVILYGLPLVHGLTLFGSILTIINALFWGLFTVYYRKLREYDSITVNVSQFTIGSIILALLLPIDYNIDTNQEFYVGIAYTSTLGGAISFFLWNMMVKVEKIPKVTVLSFSVPILTTLVEYLLFHVIPFPIQLFGIFLMFLGILISRSRTLLS; encoded by the coding sequence GTGAAAATATTAAAATACCTATTACCTTATGTAATGGTAACGTCATTTAACTACTACTTTGCAAAGGATGCAATAACGTTTTCATCCCCAATCTCTTTCAATCTCATTAGGTATGTTATATCTTCTATTATATTTTTGTCAATTAGTAGAGGAAAAATAATCTTTAACAGAGATGTGATACAATTGGCAGTTTTCACTACAGTATCATCATTATTATGGGCCTACGGCTTAATTTACGTTAGCCCAGCTGAGTCAGCAGTCCTAAGCTATACAATGCCCTTGTTTTCAATACCTATTTCCTTATTTATATTATTAGAAAGACCTACACTACTTGAGATTGTTGGAGTAATTATAGGTTTCTCAGGGGTAATCTTATACGGTTTACCACTAGTTCACGGCCTTACGCTATTTGGATCAATTCTAACAATTATTAATGCCTTATTTTGGGGATTATTTACGGTTTACTACAGAAAATTAAGGGAATACGATTCTATAACAGTGAATGTGAGCCAATTTACGATAGGAAGTATAATTCTAGCATTGCTACTCCCAATCGACTATAACATCGATACAAACCAAGAATTTTATGTGGGCATTGCATATACATCAACTTTAGGTGGTGCCATTTCATTCTTCCTTTGGAACATGATGGTTAAGGTGGAGAAGATACCTAAGGTTACAGTTCTTAGTTTCTCAGTGCCTATTCTAACCACTCTTGTGGAGTATCTACTGTTTCACGTTATACCTTTTCCTATACAATTGTTCGGAATTTTCTTGATGTTTTTGGGAATTTTAATCTCCAGATCAAGAACATTATTAAGTTAA